One Hippoglossus hippoglossus isolate fHipHip1 chromosome 5, fHipHip1.pri, whole genome shotgun sequence genomic window carries:
- the p3h1 gene encoding prolyl 3-hydroxylase 1 isoform X3: protein MAVLHCVGGLRGCSCRSNPTSRPLPAGGSSESVPLSAPGCGSCLSAAELRLFSIMELRYSLVFLSFILPLCTAGSPWVLEPYDILFDTAVDAYNKGDWLTVILNMEKAIRNKAMVRNVKAQCRLSCANNTAFGEPVAGLGVPVPGAGSVDDLGFFQKILKRADCVNSCETEKLGSRTFHLVSEEVKLEFKKRTPYNYLQVAYFKINKLDKAVAAAHTFFLANPDHMEMRQNLEYYRMMAGVQQEDFKDLEARPYMAYFLDGKSYYSHDSFGLAAENFEAGLDEYFTADKECRALCEGAYNYDGYNYMEYSADLFQTLTDHYMQVLSCKQHCSVELASTAGRDKPFEDFLASQFNYLQFSYYNSEKYEKAIECARTFLLFYPNDVVMNQNLAYYSVVVGEDKAVTITARQVVKQYIQNSLLEKELLYFGYEAFGITFVDPDSWTPEEVMPKKLRDKQKADKETAARITEEIGNLMKEIETMVEEKKKDSSDMNKIIVPEEDGALLSDGIKLTMTSQQLNGTQRVLLDGVISDEECRELQRLSNAAAMKGDGYRGSTSPHSPSEMFQGVTVLNAVKLGQEGKVPLKSARLFFDLSERVRKVLESYFQLDTPLYFAYSHLVCRSAIDEKQKEREDLSHPVHADNCLLVSEHNECIKEPPAYTHRDYSAILYLNHDFEGGDFIFTELDAKTVTAEVRPQCGRVVGFGAGKENPHGVKAVTQGQRCAVALWFTLDPAHEEKERIQAQDLLKMFSTPLNTEFSKKEATESSEPQPATPEPPPAQAAQETADGKQDDKPVEAQADKPAEQKVEAQADKPAEQKVEAQADKPAEQKVEAQADKLAEQKVEVQADKPTEQKVEAQADKPAEQKVEAQADKPTEQKVEAQADKPAEQKVEAQADKPTEQKVEAQADKPADTPKDKSETKPVSQTTTGAKAKAAPKAKAKAGEQVKDKKTVKGKAAAKTDGKQTIKTQTKQSDKKDTKPAAKKTVKVVAKKDSKKAKAPGTSASDSQNDREEL, encoded by the exons ATGGCAGTGTTACACTGTGTGGGGGGGCTAAGGGGGTGTTCCTGCAGATCAAACCCCACCTCCAGACCACTTCCAGCCGGAGGAAGCAGTGAGTCTGTCCCCCTCTCTGCACCGGGCTGTGGGTCCTGTCTGTCCGCTGCTGAGCTGAGACTCTTCAGCATCATGGAGCTCCGCTACTCCCTCGTGTTTCTGAGCTTTATTCTGCCTCTGTGCACAGCGGGCAGCCCCTGGGTTCTGGAGCCGTATGATATCCTCTTCGACACGGCCGTGGACGCCTACAACAAGGGGGACTGGCTGACGGTCATCCTGAACATGGAGAAGGCGATCAGGAACAAGGCTATGGTCCGCAACGTGAAGGCTCAGTGCCGCCTCAGCTGCGCCAACAACACCGCGTTCGGCGAGCCTGTGGCCGGCCTGGGAGTCCCCGTGCCCGGGGCCGGGTCTGTGGACGACCTGGGCTTCTTCCAGAAGATCCTGAAGCGGGCGGACTGCGTGAACTCCTGCGAGACGGAGAAGCTCGGCTCACGCACTTTTCACCTCGTCAGTGAAGAAGTGAAGCTGGAGTTTAAGAAGAGGACTCCCTACAATTACCTCCAAGTCGCTTATTTCAAG atcAATAAGCTGGACAAGGCAGTAGCAGCAGCCCACACCTTCTTCCTGGCCAACCCGGACCACATGGAGATGAGACAGAACCTGGAGTACTACAGGATGATGGCAGGAGTACAGCAGGAGGACTTCAAAGATCTGGAGGCCAGACCATACATG GCCTATTTCCTGGATGGGAAGAGTTACTACAGCCACGACTCTTTTGGTCTGGCGGCTGAAAACTTCGAAGCGGGCCTAGACGAGTACTTCACAGCCGATAAGGAGTGCAGAGCTCTGTGCGAAGGAGCCTACAACTACGACGGATACAACTACATGGAGTACAGCGCCGACCTGTTCCAGACCTTGACGG accaCTACATGCAGGTACTGAGCTGTAAGCAGCACTGCTCGGTGGAGCTGGCCTCTACAGCCGGCAGGGACAAGCCCTTTGAGGACTTCCTCGCCTCTCAATTCAACTACCTGCAGTTCTCCTACTACAACA GTGAGAAGTACGAGAAGGCCATAGAGTGTGCCAGGACCTTCCTGTTGTTCTACCCCAACGATGTGGTGATGAACCAGAACCTGGCGTATTACTCTGTCGTGGTGGGCGAGGACAAGGCAGTAACCATAACAGCCAGACAG GTGGTGAAACAGTACATTCAGAATTCCTTACTGGAGAAAGAGCTGCTCTACTTTGGATATGAAGCATTTGGGATCACCTTTGTAGATCCA GACTCATGGACACCTGAAGAAGTCATGCCTAAGAAACTGAGAGACAAGCAAAA GGCTGACAAGGAGACGGCGGCGAGGATCACAGAGGAAATAGGAAACCTGATGAAGGAGATTGAGACTatggtggaggagaagaagaaggattcTTCAGATATGAACAAGATTATCGTGCCGGAGGAAG ATGGCGCTCTGTTATCAGATGGCATCAAGTTAACCATGACGTCCCAGCAGCTGAACGGCACACAGCGGGTGCTTCTGGATGGAGTGATCAGTGACGAGGAGTGCAGGGAGCTGCAGCGCCTTTCCAAC GCTGCTGCTATGAAAGGTGATGGCTACAGGGGGAGCACCTCCCCCCACTCCCCCAGTGAGATGTTTCAGGGAGTCACCGTCCTGAACGCTGTCAAG CTCGGACAGGAGGGGAAGGTTCCTCTGAAGAGTGCTCGTCTCTTCTTCGACCTCAGTGAGAGGGTGAGGAAGGTGTTGGAGTCGTACTTCCAACTTGACACTCCGCTCTACTTCGCCTATTCCCACTTGGTCTGTCGCTCTGCCATTGACG AGAAGCAGAAGGAGCGTGAGGACCTGAGTCACCCTGTTCATGCGGACAACTGTCTGCTGGTGTCTGAGCACAACGAGTGTATAAAGGAGCctcctgcatacacacacagagactacAG tgCCATTCTTTATTTAAACCATGACTTTGAAGGAGGAGACTTCATTTTCACTGAGCTGGATGCCAAAACTGTCACG GCTGAGGTGCGCCCGCAGTGTGGACGTGTGGTCGGGTTCGGTGCAGGGAAAGAAAACCCCCACGGAGTCAAAGCTGTCACGCAGGGTCAGAGGTGTGCTGTGGCGCTGTGGTTCACCCTGGATCCTGCTCACGAGGAAAAG GAGAGAATCCAAGCTCAGGATTTGCTGAAGATGTTTTCCACACCTCTGAATACCGAGTTCAGCAAGAAGGAAGCGACAGAGAGCTCAGAGCCCCAACCAGCAACACCAGAGCCTCCTCCTGCACAGGCTGCCCAGGAGACAGCAGATGGAAAACAAGACGACAAACCA GTGGAGGCGCAGGCCGACAAACCAGCCGAGCAGAAGGTGGAGGCGCAGGCCGACAAACCAGCCGAGCAGAAGGTGGAGGCGCAGGCCGACAAACCAGCCGAGCAGAAGGTGGAGGCGCAGGCCGACAAACTAGCCGAGCAGAAGGTGGAGGTGCAGGCCGACAAACCAACCGAGCAGAAGGTGGAGGCGCAGGCCGACAAACCAGCCGAGCAGAAGGTGGAGGCGCAGGCCGACAAACCAACCGAGCAGAAGGTGGAGGCGCAGGCCGACAAACCAGCCGAGCAGAAGGTGGAGGCGCAGGCCGACAAACCAACCGAGCAGAAGGTGGAGGCGCAGGCCGACAAACCAGCCGACACGCCGAAGGACAAATCAGAGACGAAACCAGTCAGCCAAACGACAACAGGTGCTAAAGCTAAAGCTGCTCCGAAAGCAAAGGCCAAAGCTGGAGAGCAGGTGAAGGACAAGAAGACAGTCAAAGGCAAAGCTGCAGCCAAGACAGATGGAAAACAGACgattaaaacacaaaccaagCAGTCCgacaaaaaagacacaaaaccagCTGCGAAAAAGACGGTAAAAGTTGTCGCCAAGAAGGACTCCAAAAAAGCTAAAGCTCCCGGCACGTCAGCCTCGGACTCTCAGAACGACAGGGAAGAGCTGTGA
- the p3h1 gene encoding prolyl 3-hydroxylase 1 isoform X5 — protein sequence MAVLHCVGGLRGCSCRSNPTSRPLPAGGSSESVPLSAPGCGSCLSAAELRLFSIMELRYSLVFLSFILPLCTAGSPWVLEPYDILFDTAVDAYNKGDWLTVILNMEKAIRNKAMVRNVKAQCRLSCANNTAFGEPVAGLGVPVPGAGSVDDLGFFQKILKRADCVNSCETEKLGSRTFHLVSEEVKLEFKKRTPYNYLQVAYFKINKLDKAVAAAHTFFLANPDHMEMRQNLEYYRMMAGVQQEDFKDLEARPYMAYFLDGKSYYSHDSFGLAAENFEAGLDEYFTADKECRALCEGAYNYDGYNYMEYSADLFQTLTDHYMQVLSCKQHCSVELASTAGRDKPFEDFLASQFNYLQFSYYNSEKYEKAIECARTFLLFYPNDVVMNQNLAYYSVVVGEDKAVTITARQVVKQYIQNSLLEKELLYFGYEAFGITFVDPDSWTPEEVMPKKLRDKQKADKETAARITEEIGNLMKEIETMVEEKKKDSSDMNKIIVPEEDGALLSDGIKLTMTSQQLNGTQRVLLDGVISDEECRELQRLSNAAAMKGDGYRGSTSPHSPSEMFQGVTVLNAVKLGQEGKVPLKSARLFFDLSERVRKVLESYFQLDTPLYFAYSHLVCRSAIDEKQKEREDLSHPVHADNCLLVSEHNECIKEPPAYTHRDYSAILYLNHDFEGGDFIFTELDAKTVTAEVRPQCGRVVGFGAGKENPHGVKAVTQGQRCAVALWFTLDPAHEEKERIQAQDLLKMFSTPLNTEFSKKEATESSEPQPATPEPPPAQAAQETADGKQDDKPAEQKVEAQADKPAEQKVEAQADKPAEQKVEAQADKPAEQKVEAQADKPAEQKVEAQADKLAEQKVEVQADKPTEQKVEAQADKPAEQKVEAQADKPTEQKVEAQADKPADTPKDKSETKPVSQTTTGAKAKAAPKAKAKAGEQVKDKKTVKGKAAAKTDGKQTIKTQTKQSDKKDTKPAAKKTVKVVAKKDSKKAKAPGTSASDSQNDREEL from the exons ATGGCAGTGTTACACTGTGTGGGGGGGCTAAGGGGGTGTTCCTGCAGATCAAACCCCACCTCCAGACCACTTCCAGCCGGAGGAAGCAGTGAGTCTGTCCCCCTCTCTGCACCGGGCTGTGGGTCCTGTCTGTCCGCTGCTGAGCTGAGACTCTTCAGCATCATGGAGCTCCGCTACTCCCTCGTGTTTCTGAGCTTTATTCTGCCTCTGTGCACAGCGGGCAGCCCCTGGGTTCTGGAGCCGTATGATATCCTCTTCGACACGGCCGTGGACGCCTACAACAAGGGGGACTGGCTGACGGTCATCCTGAACATGGAGAAGGCGATCAGGAACAAGGCTATGGTCCGCAACGTGAAGGCTCAGTGCCGCCTCAGCTGCGCCAACAACACCGCGTTCGGCGAGCCTGTGGCCGGCCTGGGAGTCCCCGTGCCCGGGGCCGGGTCTGTGGACGACCTGGGCTTCTTCCAGAAGATCCTGAAGCGGGCGGACTGCGTGAACTCCTGCGAGACGGAGAAGCTCGGCTCACGCACTTTTCACCTCGTCAGTGAAGAAGTGAAGCTGGAGTTTAAGAAGAGGACTCCCTACAATTACCTCCAAGTCGCTTATTTCAAG atcAATAAGCTGGACAAGGCAGTAGCAGCAGCCCACACCTTCTTCCTGGCCAACCCGGACCACATGGAGATGAGACAGAACCTGGAGTACTACAGGATGATGGCAGGAGTACAGCAGGAGGACTTCAAAGATCTGGAGGCCAGACCATACATG GCCTATTTCCTGGATGGGAAGAGTTACTACAGCCACGACTCTTTTGGTCTGGCGGCTGAAAACTTCGAAGCGGGCCTAGACGAGTACTTCACAGCCGATAAGGAGTGCAGAGCTCTGTGCGAAGGAGCCTACAACTACGACGGATACAACTACATGGAGTACAGCGCCGACCTGTTCCAGACCTTGACGG accaCTACATGCAGGTACTGAGCTGTAAGCAGCACTGCTCGGTGGAGCTGGCCTCTACAGCCGGCAGGGACAAGCCCTTTGAGGACTTCCTCGCCTCTCAATTCAACTACCTGCAGTTCTCCTACTACAACA GTGAGAAGTACGAGAAGGCCATAGAGTGTGCCAGGACCTTCCTGTTGTTCTACCCCAACGATGTGGTGATGAACCAGAACCTGGCGTATTACTCTGTCGTGGTGGGCGAGGACAAGGCAGTAACCATAACAGCCAGACAG GTGGTGAAACAGTACATTCAGAATTCCTTACTGGAGAAAGAGCTGCTCTACTTTGGATATGAAGCATTTGGGATCACCTTTGTAGATCCA GACTCATGGACACCTGAAGAAGTCATGCCTAAGAAACTGAGAGACAAGCAAAA GGCTGACAAGGAGACGGCGGCGAGGATCACAGAGGAAATAGGAAACCTGATGAAGGAGATTGAGACTatggtggaggagaagaagaaggattcTTCAGATATGAACAAGATTATCGTGCCGGAGGAAG ATGGCGCTCTGTTATCAGATGGCATCAAGTTAACCATGACGTCCCAGCAGCTGAACGGCACACAGCGGGTGCTTCTGGATGGAGTGATCAGTGACGAGGAGTGCAGGGAGCTGCAGCGCCTTTCCAAC GCTGCTGCTATGAAAGGTGATGGCTACAGGGGGAGCACCTCCCCCCACTCCCCCAGTGAGATGTTTCAGGGAGTCACCGTCCTGAACGCTGTCAAG CTCGGACAGGAGGGGAAGGTTCCTCTGAAGAGTGCTCGTCTCTTCTTCGACCTCAGTGAGAGGGTGAGGAAGGTGTTGGAGTCGTACTTCCAACTTGACACTCCGCTCTACTTCGCCTATTCCCACTTGGTCTGTCGCTCTGCCATTGACG AGAAGCAGAAGGAGCGTGAGGACCTGAGTCACCCTGTTCATGCGGACAACTGTCTGCTGGTGTCTGAGCACAACGAGTGTATAAAGGAGCctcctgcatacacacacagagactacAG tgCCATTCTTTATTTAAACCATGACTTTGAAGGAGGAGACTTCATTTTCACTGAGCTGGATGCCAAAACTGTCACG GCTGAGGTGCGCCCGCAGTGTGGACGTGTGGTCGGGTTCGGTGCAGGGAAAGAAAACCCCCACGGAGTCAAAGCTGTCACGCAGGGTCAGAGGTGTGCTGTGGCGCTGTGGTTCACCCTGGATCCTGCTCACGAGGAAAAG GAGAGAATCCAAGCTCAGGATTTGCTGAAGATGTTTTCCACACCTCTGAATACCGAGTTCAGCAAGAAGGAAGCGACAGAGAGCTCAGAGCCCCAACCAGCAACACCAGAGCCTCCTCCTGCACAGGCTGCCCAGGAGACAGCAGATGGAAAACAAGACGACAAACCAGCCGAGCAGAAGGTGGAGGCACAGGCCGACAAACCAGCCGAGCAGAAGGTGGAGGCGCAGGCCGACAAACCAGCCGAGCAGAAGGTGGAGGCGCAGGCCGACAAACCAGCCGAGCAGAAGGTGGAGGCGCAGGCCGACAAACCAGCCGAGCAGAAGGTGGAGGCGCAGGCCGACAAACTAGCCGAGCAGAAGGTGGAGGTGCAGGCCGACAAACCAACCGAGCAGAAGGTGGAGGCGCAGGCCGACAAACCAGCCGAGCAGAAG GTGGAGGCGCAGGCCGACAAACCAACCGAGCAGAAGGTGGAGGCGCAGGCCGACAAACCAGCCGACACGCCGAAGGACAAATCAGAGACGAAACCAGTCAGCCAAACGACAACAGGTGCTAAAGCTAAAGCTGCTCCGAAAGCAAAGGCCAAAGCTGGAGAGCAGGTGAAGGACAAGAAGACAGTCAAAGGCAAAGCTGCAGCCAAGACAGATGGAAAACAGACgattaaaacacaaaccaagCAGTCCgacaaaaaagacacaaaaccagCTGCGAAAAAGACGGTAAAAGTTGTCGCCAAGAAGGACTCCAAAAAAGCTAAAGCTCCCGGCACGTCAGCCTCGGACTCTCAGAACGACAGGGAAGAGCTGTGA
- the p3h1 gene encoding prolyl 3-hydroxylase 1 isoform X6, with protein MAVLHCVGGLRGCSCRSNPTSRPLPAGGSSESVPLSAPGCGSCLSAAELRLFSIMELRYSLVFLSFILPLCTAGSPWVLEPYDILFDTAVDAYNKGDWLTVILNMEKAIRNKAMVRNVKAQCRLSCANNTAFGEPVAGLGVPVPGAGSVDDLGFFQKILKRADCVNSCETEKLGSRTFHLVSEEVKLEFKKRTPYNYLQVAYFKINKLDKAVAAAHTFFLANPDHMEMRQNLEYYRMMAGVQQEDFKDLEARPYMAYFLDGKSYYSHDSFGLAAENFEAGLDEYFTADKECRALCEGAYNYDGYNYMEYSADLFQTLTDHYMQVLSCKQHCSVELASTAGRDKPFEDFLASQFNYLQFSYYNSEKYEKAIECARTFLLFYPNDVVMNQNLAYYSVVVGEDKAVTITARQVVKQYIQNSLLEKELLYFGYEAFGITFVDPDSWTPEEVMPKKLRDKQKADKETAARITEEIGNLMKEIETMVEEKKKDSSDMNKIIVPEEDGALLSDGIKLTMTSQQLNGTQRVLLDGVISDEECRELQRLSNAAAMKGDGYRGSTSPHSPSEMFQGVTVLNAVKLGQEGKVPLKSARLFFDLSERVRKVLESYFQLDTPLYFAYSHLVCRSAIDEKQKEREDLSHPVHADNCLLVSEHNECIKEPPAYTHRDYSAILYLNHDFEGGDFIFTELDAKTVTAEVRPQCGRVVGFGAGKENPHGVKAVTQGQRCAVALWFTLDPAHEEKERIQAQDLLKMFSTPLNTEFSKKEATESSEPQPATPEPPPAQAAQETADGKQDDKPAEQKVEAQADKPAEQKVEAQADKPAEQKVEAQADKPAEQKVEAQADKPAEQKVEAQADKLAEQKVEVQADKPTEQKVEAQADKPAEQKVEAQADKPTEQKVEAQADKPADTPKDKSETKPVSQTTTGAKAKAAPKAKAKAGEQVKDKKTVKGKAAAKTDGKQTIKTQTKQSDKKDTKPAAKKTVKVVAKKDSKKAKAPGTSASDSQNDREEL; from the exons ATGGCAGTGTTACACTGTGTGGGGGGGCTAAGGGGGTGTTCCTGCAGATCAAACCCCACCTCCAGACCACTTCCAGCCGGAGGAAGCAGTGAGTCTGTCCCCCTCTCTGCACCGGGCTGTGGGTCCTGTCTGTCCGCTGCTGAGCTGAGACTCTTCAGCATCATGGAGCTCCGCTACTCCCTCGTGTTTCTGAGCTTTATTCTGCCTCTGTGCACAGCGGGCAGCCCCTGGGTTCTGGAGCCGTATGATATCCTCTTCGACACGGCCGTGGACGCCTACAACAAGGGGGACTGGCTGACGGTCATCCTGAACATGGAGAAGGCGATCAGGAACAAGGCTATGGTCCGCAACGTGAAGGCTCAGTGCCGCCTCAGCTGCGCCAACAACACCGCGTTCGGCGAGCCTGTGGCCGGCCTGGGAGTCCCCGTGCCCGGGGCCGGGTCTGTGGACGACCTGGGCTTCTTCCAGAAGATCCTGAAGCGGGCGGACTGCGTGAACTCCTGCGAGACGGAGAAGCTCGGCTCACGCACTTTTCACCTCGTCAGTGAAGAAGTGAAGCTGGAGTTTAAGAAGAGGACTCCCTACAATTACCTCCAAGTCGCTTATTTCAAG atcAATAAGCTGGACAAGGCAGTAGCAGCAGCCCACACCTTCTTCCTGGCCAACCCGGACCACATGGAGATGAGACAGAACCTGGAGTACTACAGGATGATGGCAGGAGTACAGCAGGAGGACTTCAAAGATCTGGAGGCCAGACCATACATG GCCTATTTCCTGGATGGGAAGAGTTACTACAGCCACGACTCTTTTGGTCTGGCGGCTGAAAACTTCGAAGCGGGCCTAGACGAGTACTTCACAGCCGATAAGGAGTGCAGAGCTCTGTGCGAAGGAGCCTACAACTACGACGGATACAACTACATGGAGTACAGCGCCGACCTGTTCCAGACCTTGACGG accaCTACATGCAGGTACTGAGCTGTAAGCAGCACTGCTCGGTGGAGCTGGCCTCTACAGCCGGCAGGGACAAGCCCTTTGAGGACTTCCTCGCCTCTCAATTCAACTACCTGCAGTTCTCCTACTACAACA GTGAGAAGTACGAGAAGGCCATAGAGTGTGCCAGGACCTTCCTGTTGTTCTACCCCAACGATGTGGTGATGAACCAGAACCTGGCGTATTACTCTGTCGTGGTGGGCGAGGACAAGGCAGTAACCATAACAGCCAGACAG GTGGTGAAACAGTACATTCAGAATTCCTTACTGGAGAAAGAGCTGCTCTACTTTGGATATGAAGCATTTGGGATCACCTTTGTAGATCCA GACTCATGGACACCTGAAGAAGTCATGCCTAAGAAACTGAGAGACAAGCAAAA GGCTGACAAGGAGACGGCGGCGAGGATCACAGAGGAAATAGGAAACCTGATGAAGGAGATTGAGACTatggtggaggagaagaagaaggattcTTCAGATATGAACAAGATTATCGTGCCGGAGGAAG ATGGCGCTCTGTTATCAGATGGCATCAAGTTAACCATGACGTCCCAGCAGCTGAACGGCACACAGCGGGTGCTTCTGGATGGAGTGATCAGTGACGAGGAGTGCAGGGAGCTGCAGCGCCTTTCCAAC GCTGCTGCTATGAAAGGTGATGGCTACAGGGGGAGCACCTCCCCCCACTCCCCCAGTGAGATGTTTCAGGGAGTCACCGTCCTGAACGCTGTCAAG CTCGGACAGGAGGGGAAGGTTCCTCTGAAGAGTGCTCGTCTCTTCTTCGACCTCAGTGAGAGGGTGAGGAAGGTGTTGGAGTCGTACTTCCAACTTGACACTCCGCTCTACTTCGCCTATTCCCACTTGGTCTGTCGCTCTGCCATTGACG AGAAGCAGAAGGAGCGTGAGGACCTGAGTCACCCTGTTCATGCGGACAACTGTCTGCTGGTGTCTGAGCACAACGAGTGTATAAAGGAGCctcctgcatacacacacagagactacAG tgCCATTCTTTATTTAAACCATGACTTTGAAGGAGGAGACTTCATTTTCACTGAGCTGGATGCCAAAACTGTCACG GCTGAGGTGCGCCCGCAGTGTGGACGTGTGGTCGGGTTCGGTGCAGGGAAAGAAAACCCCCACGGAGTCAAAGCTGTCACGCAGGGTCAGAGGTGTGCTGTGGCGCTGTGGTTCACCCTGGATCCTGCTCACGAGGAAAAG GAGAGAATCCAAGCTCAGGATTTGCTGAAGATGTTTTCCACACCTCTGAATACCGAGTTCAGCAAGAAGGAAGCGACAGAGAGCTCAGAGCCCCAACCAGCAACACCAGAGCCTCCTCCTGCACAGGCTGCCCAGGAGACAGCAGATGGAAAACAAGACGACAAACCAGCCGAGCAGAAGGTGGAGGCACAGGCCGACAAACCAGCCGAGCAGAAGGTGGAGGCGCAGGCCGACAAACCAGCCGAGCAGAAGGTGGAGGCGCAGGCCGACAAACCAGCCGAGCAGAAGGTGGAGGCGCAGGCCGACAAACCAGCCGAGCAGAAGGTGGAGGCGCAGGCCGACAAACTAGCCGAGCAGAAGGTGGAGGTGCAGGCCGACAAACCAACCGAGCAGAAGGTGGAGGCGCAGGCCGACAAACCAGCCGAGCAGAAGGTGGAGGCGCAGGCCGACAAACCAACCGAGCAGAAG GTGGAGGCGCAGGCCGACAAACCAGCCGACACGCCGAAGGACAAATCAGAGACGAAACCAGTCAGCCAAACGACAACAGGTGCTAAAGCTAAAGCTGCTCCGAAAGCAAAGGCCAAAGCTGGAGAGCAGGTGAAGGACAAGAAGACAGTCAAAGGCAAAGCTGCAGCCAAGACAGATGGAAAACAGACgattaaaacacaaaccaagCAGTCCgacaaaaaagacacaaaaccagCTGCGAAAAAGACGGTAAAAGTTGTCGCCAAGAAGGACTCCAAAAAAGCTAAAGCTCCCGGCACGTCAGCCTCGGACTCTCAGAACGACAGGGAAGAGCTGTGA